In Longimicrobium sp., a single genomic region encodes these proteins:
- a CDS encoding DUF3667 domain-containing protein encodes MAIGTPSALRIPIFRQTERRTPDRPCLNCGDSMPGNFCRNCGQRKVEVHVSLARMLMEALDDQFSLNSALPRTVAALMARPGHLTREYMAGRIVRYIPPFRLYLVTSVAFFVVLSLLPEVNGSMLDVGNGNLGLRQASDSAASAAARPQPPRAPAAGAQRGQALRPPPPPVPLPHRAGWLDGVKMNTGNAVLDSIGNARVEHFRRMEPRDAMRQITKEYLDHVPQMMFVMLPLFALILKFLYVGGRRFYVEHFVFALHVHAFAFLSYLIMLAVRWPPLVATLCAWMMLYVLIAMKRVYRQGWLATLFKYGFLGVAYVVMISIGAVATLFITVLTA; translated from the coding sequence ATGGCCATCGGCACACCTTCCGCGCTGCGCATTCCCATCTTCCGCCAGACGGAGCGGCGCACTCCGGACCGCCCCTGCCTGAACTGCGGCGATTCCATGCCGGGAAACTTCTGCCGCAACTGCGGGCAGCGGAAGGTGGAGGTGCACGTCTCGCTGGCGCGCATGCTGATGGAGGCGCTGGACGACCAGTTCTCGCTGAACTCCGCGCTCCCGCGCACCGTGGCCGCGCTGATGGCCCGCCCCGGCCACCTCACGCGCGAGTACATGGCCGGGCGCATCGTGCGCTACATCCCCCCGTTCCGGCTGTACCTGGTTACCAGCGTGGCCTTCTTCGTGGTGCTGTCGCTCCTCCCCGAGGTGAACGGCTCCATGCTGGACGTGGGCAACGGCAACCTGGGCCTGCGCCAGGCGAGCGACAGCGCCGCGTCCGCCGCGGCGCGCCCGCAGCCTCCGCGCGCGCCCGCGGCCGGCGCGCAGCGGGGCCAGGCGCTCCGTCCGCCGCCCCCGCCGGTGCCGCTTCCGCACCGCGCCGGCTGGCTGGACGGCGTGAAGATGAACACCGGCAACGCGGTGCTCGACAGCATCGGCAACGCGCGGGTCGAGCACTTCCGGCGGATGGAGCCACGCGACGCCATGCGGCAGATCACCAAGGAGTACCTGGACCACGTGCCGCAGATGATGTTCGTGATGCTGCCGCTCTTCGCCCTGATCCTGAAGTTCCTGTACGTGGGGGGCAGGCGCTTCTACGTGGAGCACTTCGTGTTCGCGCTGCACGTGCACGCCTTCGCCTTCCTGTCGTACCTGATCATGCTGGCCGTGCGCTGGCCGCCGCTGGTCGCCACGCTGTGCGCCTGGATGATGCTGTACGTGCTGATCGCCATGAAGCGCGTATACCGGCAGGGGTGGCTCGCCACGCTCTTCAAGTACGGCTTCCTGGGCGTCGCGTACGTGGTGATGATCAGCATCGGCGCCGTCGCCACCCTCTTCATCACCGTGCTGACGGCGTGA
- a CDS encoding S1/P1 nuclease: MKRTLMLPVALAFVTLTARPAWAWDGFGHQLVARIAWENMTPQARGRAIAVLQGAAQDTRLLQGFGTGTLTPQQQVRLFMAGATWPDDVRPPDSRGAKYHVRDRHFTDLFWRQSYDFGPFHDDSRPPAGDLLNDFAGLRTQVTGPDHEQAAVALAWLLHLVGDIHQPLHASGRITPSEPDGDQGGNLYKLEHITADRQRTLHSVWDNIITSNARRLPGEADDAFMTRIATETMHRHPRSEFAAEMGQTDVSQWARASVHLAQRRVYRAPLHRNQAASTTYRNAAFHAADPRIALAGYRLADLLNQVLGS, from the coding sequence ATGAAACGCACACTCATGCTGCCGGTGGCTCTGGCCTTCGTCACGCTCACCGCTCGCCCCGCGTGGGCGTGGGACGGCTTCGGGCACCAGCTGGTGGCGCGCATCGCGTGGGAGAACATGACGCCGCAGGCGCGCGGGCGGGCCATCGCCGTGCTGCAGGGCGCGGCGCAGGACACGCGGCTGCTGCAGGGCTTCGGGACGGGCACGCTGACGCCGCAGCAGCAGGTGCGGCTCTTCATGGCGGGCGCCACCTGGCCCGACGACGTGCGCCCGCCCGACTCGCGCGGCGCGAAATACCACGTGCGTGACCGGCACTTCACCGACCTGTTCTGGCGGCAGAGCTACGACTTCGGCCCGTTCCACGACGACAGCCGGCCGCCGGCGGGCGACCTGCTGAACGACTTTGCCGGGCTGAGGACGCAGGTGACGGGGCCGGACCACGAGCAGGCGGCGGTGGCGCTCGCGTGGCTGCTGCACCTGGTGGGCGACATCCACCAGCCGCTGCACGCCAGCGGGCGGATCACTCCGTCCGAGCCGGACGGCGACCAGGGCGGCAACCTGTACAAGCTGGAGCACATCACGGCGGACCGGCAGCGCACGCTGCACTCGGTGTGGGACAACATCATCACCAGCAACGCGCGCCGGCTCCCGGGCGAAGCGGACGACGCCTTCATGACGCGCATCGCCACCGAGACGATGCATCGCCATCCGCGTTCCGAGTTCGCCGCCGAGATGGGGCAGACGGACGTGAGCCAATGGGCGCGCGCGAGCGTGCACCTGGCGCAGCGGCGCGTGTACCGCGCGCCGCTGCACCGCAACCAGGCGGCGAGCACGACGTACCGGAACGCCGCCTTCCACGCGGCCGATCCGCGGATCGCGCTGGCGGGCTACCGGCTGGCGGACCTGCTGAACCAGGTGCTCGGCTCGTAG
- a CDS encoding lysophospholipid acyltransferase family protein, with translation MLKRLVSAWVWISTGLIALIWLPWMGLVWLFTARDPGRYSVGRWFRLAAVTVTRLNPFWKFRTTGVQIHDPRRPYVAVANHESLADIFLLSHLPWEMKWMSKDTIFRIPVMGWMMRMAGDVMVIRGDAGSRMRALEEARDRLRKRVSVMIMPEGTRSGGGELLKFHDGAFRLAIETGSPVLPIALAGTRHAIAKGSWLVGRARAIARVLPPVETAGMTLDDVPALREKVRTMIAEARTVLQRELAAAGA, from the coding sequence ATGCTGAAGCGGCTCGTTTCCGCCTGGGTCTGGATCTCCACCGGCCTCATCGCCCTGATCTGGCTTCCGTGGATGGGGCTGGTCTGGCTGTTCACCGCGCGCGACCCCGGCCGCTACTCGGTGGGCCGCTGGTTCCGCCTGGCCGCCGTCACCGTCACCCGGCTGAACCCATTCTGGAAGTTCCGCACGACCGGCGTGCAGATCCACGATCCCCGCCGCCCGTACGTGGCGGTCGCCAACCACGAGAGCCTGGCCGACATCTTCCTTCTCTCGCACCTGCCGTGGGAGATGAAGTGGATGTCCAAGGACACCATCTTCCGCATCCCGGTGATGGGGTGGATGATGCGGATGGCGGGCGACGTGATGGTGATCCGCGGCGACGCCGGCAGCCGCATGCGCGCGCTGGAGGAGGCGCGCGACCGGCTGCGCAAGCGCGTGTCGGTGATGATCATGCCCGAGGGCACGCGCTCCGGCGGCGGCGAGCTGCTGAAGTTCCACGACGGCGCCTTCCGCCTGGCCATCGAGACGGGCTCGCCGGTCCTTCCCATCGCCCTGGCGGGAACGCGCCACGCGATCGCCAAGGGATCGTGGCTGGTGGGCCGCGCCCGCGCCATCGCCCGCGTTCTCCCCCCGGTGGAGACGGCGGGGATGACGCTGGACGACGTGCCCGCGCTGCGCGAAAAGGTGCGCACCATGATCGCCGAGGCCCGCACCGTGCTCCAGCGCGAGCTCGCCGCCGCGGGTGCGTAG
- the gcvH gene encoding glycine cleavage system protein GcvH, with amino-acid sequence MANVPQDLRYTEQHEYLKPAGEEGVYFVGITDYAQGELGDVVFVELPSAGASFDAMASFGTIEAVKAVSDLYCPVSGEVVEANGALDANPAAVNSDPYGEGWMIKLRVSNPADVDGLMDAAAYEKLIG; translated from the coding sequence ATGGCGAACGTCCCGCAGGACCTGCGATACACCGAGCAGCACGAGTACCTGAAGCCCGCGGGCGAAGAGGGCGTGTACTTCGTGGGGATCACCGACTACGCCCAGGGCGAGCTGGGCGACGTGGTGTTCGTGGAGCTTCCCAGCGCCGGCGCGAGCTTCGACGCCATGGCGAGCTTCGGGACGATCGAGGCAGTGAAGGCCGTGAGCGACCTGTACTGCCCCGTCTCGGGCGAGGTGGTGGAGGCCAACGGCGCGCTGGACGCCAACCCCGCCGCGGTGAACAGCGACCCGTACGGCGAGGGGTGGATGATCAAGCTGCGCGTCTCGAACCCGGCGGACGTGGACGGGTTGATGGATGCGGCCGCGTACGAGAAGCTGATTGGATAA
- a CDS encoding DinB family protein, whose amino-acid sequence MADTTAAPVVAHDALSFRELLGWTGEETARWEEWLRAQDPAVLAVSLGEGKWATVGDLVFHICVVERRYTERLYDEEPSAYEGIPRSTLDEIFAVHHATRARLERWVAAAPPEEWEKVLTFETITAGTLRSSKRKIVAHVLMHGVRHWAQISTALRQAGHPQPWMHDLIMTTAMP is encoded by the coding sequence ATGGCCGACACCACCGCCGCGCCCGTCGTGGCGCACGACGCGCTGAGCTTCCGCGAGCTGCTGGGCTGGACGGGCGAGGAAACCGCCCGCTGGGAGGAGTGGCTGCGCGCGCAGGACCCCGCCGTGCTCGCCGTCTCGCTCGGCGAGGGGAAGTGGGCCACCGTGGGAGACCTGGTCTTCCACATCTGCGTGGTCGAGCGGCGCTACACCGAGCGGCTGTACGACGAGGAGCCGAGCGCGTACGAAGGCATCCCCCGCTCCACGCTGGACGAGATCTTCGCCGTGCACCACGCCACGCGCGCGCGGCTGGAGCGCTGGGTGGCCGCGGCGCCGCCGGAGGAGTGGGAGAAGGTGCTCACCTTCGAGACCATCACCGCGGGCACGCTGCGCTCCAGCAAGCGCAAGATCGTGGCGCACGTGCTGATGCACGGCGTGCGGCACTGGGCGCAGATTTCCACGGCGCTCAGGCAGGCCGGGCACCCCCAGCCGTGGATGCACGACCTCATCATGACCACGGCGATGCCGTAG